TGCGTCCGACCGAAGCCGGCGAGCGGCTATTGTCCTACGCGCGGCGCCTGCTCTCGCTCGCGGAAGAGGCGCGCGACATGCTGCGCGAGCCTGGCGGCGAAGGCGCGATCCGGCTGGGCATCCCCGAGGATTTCGCGGCGTATCGGCTGGCAAAGCTGCTCGGCGCGTTCTCGCGCTCGCATCCGGGGCTACGCCTCGACGTGCGCGCCGACCAGAGCAAGAACCTGTCGCGCGATCTCGAACGCGGCGAACTCGACCTCGCGCTGTTCAAGCGCGGCGCCGGCGAGAAGGGCGCGATCGCGGTGTGGCCGGAGCGGGTGCACTGGGTCACCAGCAAGAGCCATCCGGTCGACGTCAATGTGTCGTCGGTGCCGCTGATCGGCTTCCCGCTCGGCTGTCTCTATCGCGCCGGCGCCATCCACGCACTGGAAAGCGCCGGTCGCCCCTGGCACATGGCCTATTCGTCATCGAGCCTCGCCGGCATCCAGGCCGCCGTGGCCGCCGGCATGGGCCTCAGCATCTTGTCCGAGATGTCAATCCAGTCCGATCACCGCGTGCTGACCGCGAAGGACGGTTTTGCTCCGATCAACAGGACCGAGGTCGCGCTGATGGCCGCGCCCGATGCGAGCCCGGCAACTCTGCGGCTTGCGGATCGTCTCGCCGAGTTCTGCGATACGGTGCAGGCGAAGGCCGCATGAGCGCGCGAGCGGCCCGACCTCAATTCGCCGCCGACACCAGCCTGTCGCCGCACGCATTGGCGTAGAACTTGCCGCCGCATTGACGCTTGATGACGGCGCAGCGGGCTTGGGGCGAGGCATTTTGCGGGACAGTAAAGCTGCAGCTGAGACCATCGGCGCTGCGGCCGGGCTTGCCGGCGGCGAACGCGGCGCTGGAGGCGGTGATGCAGACCACGAGCAGGGCCGCAGCGGCGATTTCGATCAGCAGTCGCATCATGGGCGTCTCTCTCCACACTGATGGCTGAATCCGACCGCAATCTAGCACGGAATCCAGGTTTCTCCGTGCATGCCCGGGTTCCCAAACCGGCCCATTCCTTGCATAATTTTACGCCAGCGCAGTGCATGCGCGCGCCGGCGATGGTTCCGGCGCAGCGGCAAGACGCGTAGGGTGAGTAGCAGTTTTTCGACCAGGAAGTGACGGCCTTGCAAGATCAATCGTTCCAGCCCAGTTTTCCCGCGCCCGGGCAGCCCATCGACGAACTCGCGCTGGCCGAGATCAAGGGCGCGATCCTGGCGAAGCTGCGCCTTGCCATCGGCAAGGACGCCGGCATGGCGACGAAGCACGACTGGTACCAGGCCGCGGCGCTGGCGCTGCGCGACCGCATCGTGCATCGCTGGCTCACCGCCGAGAAGCGCAGCTACGATGCCGGACGCAAGCGCGTCTATTATCTCTCGCTCGAATTCCTGATCGGCCGCCTCTTCACCGACGCGCTCAACAATATGGGCCTCTTGAAGATCTTCGAGGTCGCGCTCGGCGATCTCGGCGTGTCGCTGCCGGACTTGCGCAAGTGCGAGCCGGACGCGGCGCTCGGCAATGGCGGCCTCGGGCGGCTTGCCGCCTGCTTCATGGAGAGCATGGCGACGCTGTCGATCCCCGCGATCGGCTACGGCATCCGCTACGATTACGGCCTGTTCCGCCAGATCATCAATCAGGGCTGGCAGCAGGAATATCCCGACGAATGGCTGAGCTTCGGCAACCCCTGGGAATTGCAGCGGCCCGAGGTGATCTACGACGTCAATTTCGGCGGCGGCGTCGAGCATGTCGACGACAAGGGCCGCGACCGCGCGATCTGGCATCCGGCCGAGACCGTGCAGGCGATCGCCTATGACACACCGATCGTCGGCTGGCGCGGTCAGCACGTCAATGCGCTGCGGCTGTGGTCGGCGCGCTCGCCCGATCCGCTCAAGCTCGATGCCTTCAACAAGGGCGATTACGTCAGCGCCAGCGCCGAGCAGGCGCGAGCGGAGGCGATCTGCAAATTCCTCTATCCCAACGACGAGAGCCCGGCGGGCCGCGAGCTGCGGCTGCGCCAGGAATATTTCTTCGTCTCGGCTTCGCTGCAGGATCTGGTGAAGCGGCATCTTGCGTCCGACGGCCAGCTGCGCAGCCTGTCGTCGAAGGTCGCGGTGCAGCTCAACGACACCCATCCGAGCCTTGCCGTCACCGAGCTGATGCGGATCCTCGTCGACCTGCACAATTTCCGCTGGGACGAAGCCTGGAAGATCACGGTCGCCACACTCTCCTACACCAACCACACGCTGCTGCCCGAGGCGCTTGAGACCTGGCCGGTCGAGCTGTTCGAGCGGCTGTTGCCGCGGCATCTCGAGATCATCTACCGCATCAACGTGCAGCACCTCGCGCTCGCCGAAGCGCGCGCGCCCGGCGACATCGACTTCCGCGCCTCGGTCTCGCTGATCGACGAGAAGAGCGGCCGCCGCGTGCGCATGGGCCAGCTCGCCTTCGTCGGCTCGCACCGCATCAACGGCGTCTCGGCGATGCATTCCGACCTGATGCGCGAGACCGTGTTCCACGACCTCAACCATCTCTATCCCGGCCGCATCACCAACAAGACCAACGGCATCACCTTCCGCCGCTGGCTGATGCTGGCGAACCCCAAGCTCACCGACCTGTTGCGCGAGACCTGCGGCGAGGCCGTGCTCGACGATCCGACCCAGCTCTCGCTGATCGAGGCGCGCGCCAGCGACGTCGAATTCCAGAAGAAATTCCGCAGCGTCAAGCTGCACAACAAGGCCGCGCTGGGTCGCCTGATCGGCGAGCGGCTCGGCATCAAGGTCGACCCGAGCGCGCTGTTCGACGTGCAGATCAAGCGCATCCACGAATACAAGCGTCAGCTGCTCAACGTCATCGAGACGGTCGCGCTGTATCAGTCGATCAAGGACGATCCCAACGGCAATTGGGTGCCGCGGGTGAAGATCTTCGCCGGCAAGGCGGCGGCGAGCTACCGCTACGCCAAGCTGATCATCAAGCTGATCAACGACGTCGCCGAGGTCGTCAACAACGATCCCGCCATCGGCGGCAAGCTGAAGGTCGTCTTCCTGCCCGACTACAATGTCAGCCTCGCGGAAGTCATCATTCCAGCGGCCGACCTCTCCGAGCAGATCTCGACTGCCGGCATGGAAGCCTCCGGCACCGGCAACATGAAGCTGGCGCTGAACGGTGCCATCACCATCGGCACGCTCGACGGCGCCAATATCGAGATCCGCGACCAGGTCGGCAGCGAGAACATCGCGATCTTCGGCATGGAGGCCGGCGATGTGATGATCCGCCGCAAGCAGGGGCTGGATGCCTCCGACGTGATCCGCAGGTCGCCGAAGCTGCAGCGCGCCATCAACGCGATCGGCACCGGCGAGTTCTCGCCTGGCGATCCCGGCCGCTTCGAATCGATCGCACACGCGCTGCGCTATCTCGACCATTACATGGTCAGCGCCGATTTCGATTCCTATTACGAGACCCAGCGCGCGGTCGATGCGCGCTGGCTGGTCTCGCCGGCCTGGACGCGCGCCTCCATCCTCAACGTCGCGCGCATGGCGTGGTTCTCCTCGGACCGCACCATCCGCGAGTATGCGCAGGAGATCTGGAACGTGCCGGTCAATCCGATCACGCCGCCGTTCCAAGACGCAGAGGACCAGCGCGGCGCCACGGCCTGATTTTTCCGCGGCGTGAAATCGGCGTTACGCGACAGGTAATTGCACAGACAGGCGATAGCTGTGATATGACGACCGTCATTCCGAGGCGGCTCGCAGAGCCGAACCCGGAATCTCGAGACGGAAACGAACATGCACGCCAAGCTCCCGCACCCCTTCGACGACGCCACCCGCATCACGGCGGGTGACTCGAGTTGGCAGGGGCATACCAGCGACGATTACTGGGCCTTTGTCGGCCCGTTCGGCGGCGCCACGGCCGCGACCATCCTGCGCGCGCTGATCGAGCATCCGCAAGCCGCCGGCGATCCGCTGGCGCTGACCGTCAATTACTGCGCGCCGATCGCCAAGGGCCCGTTCGATCTCGACATCCGTCTGGTGAAAGCCAACCGCTCGAGCCAGCACTGGAGCGTCGAACTGTCGCAGGGCGGCGGCGAGGTCGCAACGCTCGCCACCGCCGTGTTCGCCGAGCGCCGGCCATCCTGGGAGCACAGGGTGGCGCAATATCCCGAGACAAAGCCGTTCGAGCAGACTCTGCCGTTCCCGAAGATCCAGGCGTCCTGGGCCAACCAGTATGAATTCCGCTTCGTCGAGGGCGAGATGCGCATCGGCCCGCCGCAGGCGGAATTCGCCAGCACCTATTCAAAGCTCTGGATCAGCGACCGCGAGCCGCGCAGGCTCGACATGCCCTCGCTGATGTCGATGTCGGACGCCTTCTTCGGCCGCATCTTCCACGCCCGGCGCGAGCTGGTGCCGTTCGGCACGGTGTCGCTGACGACCTATTTCCACACCGACAGCGAGGAGCTCGCCGCAGAGAACATCACCCGCGTGCTCGCGACGGTGGACTCGAAGATCATGCACAAGAGCTACGCCGACCAGAACGCCGAGCTCTGGTCGCCGAACGGCCGGCTGCTCGCGACCACGACGCAGATCGCGTATTTCAAGGCGTAGCTGCTCTTCCCCTCTCCCCGTTCTTACGGGGCAGAGGGTTGGGGTGAGGGGCTGCTTCCGCGAATACAATAAAAGACGGACTCGCGGAAAGTCCCCCTCACCCGCCGCGCTACGCGCGTCGGCCTCTCCCCGCGCGCGGGGAGAGGCGAAGGTCCGCAAAACAAAAAGGGCGGCCTTGCGGCCGCCCTTTTGCATTGAAGACGGAGCGATTACTCCGCCGCGAGTTTCACGTCGGGCGCCGCGGCGCGCACTTCGGCGTCGACCTGGGCCTCGAACTTGGCAAAGTTCTTCTGGAACATGCCGACCAGCGCGCGGGCGGTCTTGTCGAACTCGTCCTTGTCCTTCCAGGTGTTGACCGGGTTGAGGATCTCGGCCGGCACGCCCGGCAGCGCGGTCGGGACCGCGAAGCCGAAATACTTGTCGGTGCGGAATTCGACGTTGCGCAAGGAGCCGTCGAGCGCGGCGGTGAGCAGGGCGCGGGTCACCTTGATCGGCATGCGCGAGCCGGTGCCGTACTTGCCGCCGGTCCACCCCGTGTTGACCAGCCAGCAATCGACATTGTGCTGGGCGATGAGGTCGCGCAGCATGTTGCCGTAAACGCTGGGGTCGAGCGGCAGGAAGGGCGAGCCGAAGCAGGTCGAGAATTCCGGCTGCGGCTCATTGCCGAGACCGCGCTCGGTGCCGGCGACCTTGGCGGTGTAGCCGGAGAGGAAGTGATACATCGCCTGCGCCGGCGACAGCTTTGCGATCGGCGGCATCACGCCGAAGGCGTCGGCGGCGAGCATCACGACGTTCTTCGGCTGCGGCGCACGGCCGGTGCGCGAGGCGTTCGGGATGAAGTCCAGCGGATACGCCGAGCGCGTGTTCTCGGTCTTGGAGCCGTCGTCAAAATCGACCACGCGGGTGTCTTCGTCGAGCACGCAATTCTCGAGCACTGCGCCGAAGCGGGTCGAGGCCGCGTAGATCTCGGGCTCGGCTTCCTGCGAGAGCTTGATGCACTTGGCGTAGCAGCCGCCTTCGAAATTGAAGACGCCGTTCGGGCCCCAGCCGTGCTCATCGTCGCCGATCAGCGTGCGGTTCGGATCGGCCGACAGCGTGGTCTTGCCGGTGCCGGACAGGCCGAAGAAGATCGCGGTGTCGCCGTTCGCGCCGACATTGGCCGAACAGTGCATCGGCATCACGCCGCGCTCGGGCAGATAGTAGTTCAGCGTGGTGAAGACCGACTTCTTCATCTCGCCGGCATAATAAGACCCGCCGATCAGGACGATCTTGCGGGCGAAATCGATCGCGACGACGTTCTCCGACTTGCAGCCGTGCCGTTTGGGATCGGCGCGGAAGCTCGGCATGTCGATGATGGTGAGCTCCGGCGTGAAGCTCGACAGCTCGACCGCCTCGGGGCGGATCAAGAGCGTGCGGATGAACAGCGAGTGCCAGGCGAGCTCGGTGAAGACGCGCGTCTTGATCCGGTAGGCCGGATCGGCGCCGCCGTAGAGATCCTGCGCGAACAGGCTCTTGCCTTCGGCGTGCTTGAGGAAGTCCTGGTAGAGCGTCTCGAACTGCTCTGCGGTGATCGACTGGTTGCCGGCCCACCACATCTTCTTGTCGGTGGTGGCGTCACGCACCGTGAACTTGTCCTTCGGGCTGCGGCCGGTGAACTCGCCGGTGTCGGCGCAGAGCGCGCCGTCGGCGGAGAGCACCGCCTCGCCCGCGGAGAGCGAGTATTGATAGAGTTGCGGCGCACCGAGGTTCCAGTGAACCTGCTTGAGATTTTTTAAGCCGAATTTGTCGGCACCAAAGGCACCGTTGCGCACGCCCGTCTCTTGCACGAAAAAATCCTCCTAGAACCCGCGACACTCAGCGCGGCCAAGCTTTGGCACCATCGCGGTCACCGTTAATAATAGACCATCCGGCCTCGGCTGGGCGACCTAATACTGATGAACGCTGGCGTTGCCAAGCTGATCCCGCAGGATTTGGTTTATTCAAGGACCGCGCCAAACGTCGCGCATGTCAGCTCTGAGCAGGCGCATCATAAAATCGCAAATGATCGCGCAACCAAATACGCATTTCTGCGTTGTTTGAGGTTTTTGCGATGCACAACCCAAGCACGGACTTCAAGTCCGGCCTATCGTACCTCTCCTTCGCCGACGAGCGCGAACGGTCCCCACATCGCGGGGTAGGCATTGCGCGGTGACGAAGTGTCATCAACGTAGGTTAACATCGCGCGGCGCAAGGCTTCGGCACGCCCGATCTTTGGTTCGTTTTTGAGCAGCTCGAAAGTCGACGTGGTCAGGCGGGTAGCAGCTTCCGAGTCCACCGCCCAATGCGAGACCAGCAGCGCGCGGGCGCCGGCGTAGAAGAACGCGCGCGCCAACCCCGACAGCGCCTCGGCGCCGGGCTTGTCGCCGGCGATCGTGTTGCACGCCGACAGCACCACCCAATCCGCATTGAGCTTGAGCTGGGCGACCTCGCTCGCGGTCAACAAGCCGTCGTCGAGCTCGGTGGGCTGATCGGGAATGGAGAGCGCGAGCGAGGGCTCACCAAGTCCCTTGATGTCGCCGGCAACGAGGCCGTGGGTGGCGAAGTAGATGATGCTGTATTGAGCAAGCGCTGCACGCTTCAGCGTCGTCTCGCTGGCGTCGCGACCGAGATGGATGTCGGCATCGGTGGCGCCGACATCCTTCGCCACCGCGTTCAGCTCGTCGGCGGTGTCGGGCAGCTGCGGCAGCGCTTTTGCAAGCTGCGCGCGATCGACGCCGGCACCGCGCCAGAAGTCGGTATAGGCGATGGTCGCAATGTTGCGCGCGGCGACCTTGCCGCTTGCGGCGCGCCGATCGGCCGGACCTTCCAGCGCCGGGTTGAACACGGGATCGCCAAAGCCGGTCATCGGCTTGACGCCCTGATCCCGGCGCGCAAACGCACGCAGCGATTTCAGGCTGATCACCGACGGCAGCACCGACACCGCCTGACGCCGCAGCAGCCAGGCGGCGCTGCGATAGCCTTCGAGCGTGTCCGGGATCGCAGCCTGCGGCTTCTCCGTGACCAGCAAGTGAAACGGCAACGCGGTAAGCGCCGCCGACGGCACCACCAGCAGGTTGCGCTTGTCCTTCGTCAGCGCCTCGACCGGGCCGAGCAACGCGACATAGAGCTCGTTGGCAAGCGCAAGGTCGAACAGTCCCGATTTGCCCGAGCCATCGCGCGCCTTGCCGACGTCGAGCCCCTTGCGGAATGCGGTGACCTTTTGCGTCAGCGCGTCCGCACCGAGCGGAATCTCTTTCCAGTCGACGCCCTCACGCGTGATCGCGATGACATAGCTCTGCTTGTCGACGACGGAATAGAGCACCATCGCCTCGTCGGCAGACAGCAAGGGCTGGATGTCCTTCAACGTCAGCGGCAGCGGATTGGACAGCGAGGCATAGTCGGGAAACTCGACCGCGAGCGTGTTCTGCAAGCCCGCACGCTCCTTGGCGATCGCGGTGATCCGGGCGCAGCTGCGCTGCTCGGCGACAAGATCCCGCTGGGCGGATTGCTTCGACACCGCGGCGATGATCGCCTTGTCGAGCGCTTCGCTCTCGGCCGCGAGGTCCTGGTCCTTGCGCACGAGCTCGGCGAGCCGATCGCTGCCGGCGGCGAGCCGGACCGCAAGCTTGTTCACGGCGGAGGCGGCGGAGGATTGCGTGCCGCGCTGGATCGCAGCCAACGCTTCATCCAGCGCCCTGTCGTCTGGCAGCAGGGAATGCTGGCGCGCCGCGAACAGGATCGGCAACACCACGCGCAGCTGCGCGCGGTTCGCCGCGAGCGTCTTTTCGGCGAGCGGCAGCGCATCGGCTGTTCGTCCCGACACCTGAAGGAAGGCGGCGAGATTGCTGGTGGAGGTCGCGACATCGGGATTGTCGGGTCCGAGCGCACGCTCGCGGATCGCCAGCGCGCGGCGATAAAGCGGCTCGGCCTCGGCATAGCGCCGCTCGTGCTGATAGAGCCCCGCGAGATTGTTCAGCGAGCGGGCCACGTCCGGATGATCCGGTCCAAGCACCTTCTCGCGGATTGCGAGCGAGCGCTTGATCGGCGCTTCGGCCTCGGCATCGCGGTTGAGATCGCGATCGACCTGGCCGATGTTGTTCAGGACCGTGGCGACCGCGGGATGCTCGGCCCCGCCGACTTTCTGATAGATCGCGAGGGCGCGCTGGAACAACGGCTCGGCCTCAGCCTGCCGTTCCTGCTTCACATAAAGCGTGGCGAGATTGTTGAGGGCCCGGCCGACATCGGGATGCTCGCGCGACAGGCCTTTTCCGCTGACGGCCAGCGCACGCTTGAACAGCGGCTCGGCTTCGGCGAAGCGGCCCTGCCGCTGATAAAGCGCGGCGAGATTGGTCAACTCCGCCGAAACCAGCGGCGTTTCGAGACCGAGCGCCTTTTCCATCAGCGCGATGGCGCGCTTGTAGAGCGGCTCGGCGAGATCATCCCGCCCCTGACCGGCATAGACCTGGCCGAGATTGTTGAGCGCGGCGGCGAGCTCGCGGCCGTTGTCACTCTCCATGCGCGCGGCCATGCCTTGCGCGAGCGGCAGCGCTTCCGAATACTTGCCGGCACTGATGAGCGCGTTGATCCGCGCGCTTTCCGCGGCAAGGCCTTTCTGGGCAAGACTGGGAGTGGCAAGCGATATCGTGGTCGCGAGTGCCAAACCCGCAACCAGCGTCAAACGACGGCGTGTCATGAACCCTCTCGCGGCCGACTTCGAACCATTACGGTCTTGGGTCGCAGCGATGGGGGGCCGCGTTCAAACGGCTGCGCTTCAGTCCACCTTTGTGCGCGCTTCGCCAGCGAGGCGGACCAGCATCTTGCGCAGGCCCGTGCCGTCAGTCACGCGCTCCGGAAAATCCAGCCGGAGCGCGGTCTGGCCATCCTGCATGTCGAGGCCTTCGGGATCGCAGCCGGTGCAGCGCCAGTCGCCGGCGGGGGCGCCGAGGAGCTTTGTTGCATAGAGGCCCATGGCGTCGCGATGGTCGGCGTTCATGTGCTCGACGGCCCCCTCCTCCGCCGCGAGCAGATCCTCGGCGCCAGTGAGGTCGGTGAGGAACTGTTCGGGCTTGAGGTCGACGATCCGGCCGAAGCCCGCAACCAGATGGGTTCCCGTCGGACGGATCCGGAAGAAGGAGAAATCCTTAAATGAAACAAAAGCTTCCGCGGACGGATGGGCATTGAGATACCGTCGCTGGAGGAGATCCTTGTCCGCCCCGGCCCCTTCGGCCCGGCCCGACAGCATGATTCGGGCGCCCTCCAGGGGATCGCCAGCGGCACGTTCGTCCAGCATCAGGGAGACCCTGTTGTCGGCCAGGATATTCCTGGTGTGCACGGCTAAACCCGAGATCAGCAGGATCGGCGAGCCATCCGGATGGCTCGCCAGATTGACCAGGGAACAATAGGGATCGCCTGAGCCCGCCATCAAGGTTGCGAGAGCGCCCTGCCGCGACCGCCGCAGCAGCGATTTGGCGAGCTTTTCGGGAGCGAAATCGGGGGTCGGTTGCATCGGCTTTCTCGGCTCAGGTGGTTGCAAGGTGGGTCTTTTTTCGGGTAAACGGGGGTCTGGTTATGGGTCGAGATGCGGCGAATCTGCCGTGTTTCGTGGAACTTGGTCACACTTCAGCCCAGCTTGCATTGCTCGGTGACAAGGTTCGTACGCCACTTCGGCACCCATGTATGCGGCGCATCACTGGATTGCTCGCCGTTTCAAGCCACGACCCAAACGGAAAGCAGAAAGCAGAGGCTCATGCCCACAATCGCTTTGGTCGACGACGACCGCAACATTCTCACATCCGTCTCGATCGCGCTGGAAGCCGAAGGCTACCGCATCATGACCTACACCGACGGTGCCTCCGCGCTTGACGGCTTCCGCACCACTCAGCCCGATCTTGCCATCCTCGACATCAAGATGCCGCGCATGGACGGCATGGAGACGCTGCGGCGCCTGCGCCAGAAGTCCGACCTGCCGGTGATCTTCCTGACGTCCAAGGACGAGGAGATCGACGAGCTGTTCGGCCTCAAGATGGGCGCCGACGATTTCATCCGCAAACCGTTCTCGCAGCGCCTCCTGGTCGAGCGCGTCAAGGCGGTGCTGCGCCGCTCGGCGCCGAAGGACCCGACCGTCGCACCGAAGGAGAACGACGCCAAGGCGCTCGATCGCGGCCTTTTGCGCATGGACCCCGAACGGCACACCTGCACCTGGAAGAACGAGCCGGTGACGCTGACCGTCACCGAATTCCTGATCCTCCAGGCGCTCGCGACCCGGCCCGGCGTGGTGAAGAGCCGCAACGCGCTGATGGATGCAGCCTATGACGACCAGGTCTATGTCGACGACCGCACCATCGACAGCCACATCAAGCGGCTACGCAAGAAGTTCAAGGTGGTCGACAACGAGTTCGAGATGATCGAGACGCTGTACGGCGTCGGCTATCGTTTCAAGGAAGCCTGAAGCTCAGCGCGCCTTCGCGAAAGATTGAGAGCATCGCCGGTTCTCGTTTCATCGGGACCGGGATCGCTCCAAGGCGCGACCGGGACGACGCTTTGGATTGCTGTTTGAGGATGATCCTTTCGGAAAACCGCTGCACACTTTTCCGGATCATGTTCTAGGATGCGAGGACCCTTCGCACGAGATGCCTAACGCGGGCGTAAGCATTGCTTGACCGAACGCAGCCTGACGAGAACCAGAACGCCGGGGATATCGGATCCGACGGCGTTCCGGAGCACGTTGCCGACGACAAGCCGGCCGCGCAGGGCTGGCGGCCGCTGAACTGGCTGAAGCGCGCCGGGCAGTTCTTCTTCGCACTGTCCTTCTCGAGCCTGACCCGCCGCATCGTCTCGCTCAACCTCGCCGGCCTGGTCGCCCTGGTGGCGAGCATCTTGTACCTGTCGCAGTTCCGTGCCGGCCTGATCGACGCGCGCGCGCAGAGCCTGCTGGTGCAGGGCGAGATCATCGCCGGCGCGATCGCGGCCTCCGCGACCGTGCAGACCAACGCCATCACCATCGATCCCGACCGCCTGCTCGACCTCAAGACCGGCGACAGCTATGGCGGGACCGACGATTCGCTCGATTTCCCGATCAACCCGGAGCGCGTGGCGCCGGTGTTGCGCACGCTGATCTCGCCGACCAAGACCCGCGCGCGGATCTTCGATCCTTACGGGACCTTGCTGCTCGACAGCCGTGACCTCGACAACGTGCTGAGCTTCCCGCTGCCGCCGCCGTCGCAGAAGCCCGGCCTCGTCGAGCGCGGCATGGTCGCGATCCGCACCTGGCTGAACCGCGGCGACCTGCCGCTATATCGCGAGCTCGGACGCGAGAACGGCAATGGCTATGCGGAAGTGAGCGACGCGCTGCAGGGACAGAAGCGCTCGATGGTGCGGGTCAATTCGCGCGGCGAGGTGATCGTCTCGGTCGCCGTGCCCGTGCTGCGCTCGCGCGCCATCCACGGTGCGCTGATGCTCTCGACCCAGGGCGACGAAATCGACCAGATGGTGACCGCGGAGCGCCTTGCCATCCTGAAGGTCGGCGGCGTCGCCGCCGCCGTCATGATCATGCTGTCGCTG
The genomic region above belongs to Bradyrhizobium arachidis and contains:
- a CDS encoding sensor histidine kinase, coding for MLDRTQPDENQNAGDIGSDGVPEHVADDKPAAQGWRPLNWLKRAGQFFFALSFSSLTRRIVSLNLAGLVALVASILYLSQFRAGLIDARAQSLLVQGEIIAGAIAASATVQTNAITIDPDRLLDLKTGDSYGGTDDSLDFPINPERVAPVLRTLISPTKTRARIFDPYGTLLLDSRDLDNVLSFPLPPPSQKPGLVERGMVAIRTWLNRGDLPLYRELGRENGNGYAEVSDALQGQKRSMVRVNSRGEVIVSVAVPVLRSRAIHGALMLSTQGDEIDQMVTAERLAILKVGGVAAAVMIMLSLLLASTIAGPVRRLADSAERVRRRIKARIEIPDFTRRRDEIGHLSGALRDMTSALYSRMEAIEMFAADVAHELKNPLTSLRSAVETLPLARNENSRARLLEVIEHDVKRLDRLISDISDASRLDAELQRQDAIPVDLRRLLTTLVSVANETKLGHDVAVETRFEGRGPTDTFAVTGHDSRLGQVVSNLLSNAQSFSEAGNKVRLTCRRVRGEIEIVVDDDGPGIRDDALERIFERFYTDRPHQGFGQNSGLGLSISKQIVDAHGGRIWAENRAGPVDEDGAPTVAGARFVVRLPAL